One window of Candidatus Binatia bacterium genomic DNA carries:
- a CDS encoding sugar-binding protein: protein MKLGVYVAVLLGISAMACSRSEPTPSARLRFAFIPKALHIPVFRYARIGAEREAKRIGNVDILWKGPETTDEIRQKEILESFIAQRVDGIAISCLNGDLLADAIDRAVDAGIPVVTWDSDAPKSKRQAFYGVNDLEAGRALGEGLAKLLDGRGKVALITALGADNLQKRLDGARQALARYPGIEVVEVFDIRDDAVRVSEVIATGTQRYPDLAGWLSVGGWPVFLRNALDPVDTTRTKVVAFDTIPPAPDLIRAGKVHLLIGQKYFGWGRESVRLLYRLRQGERLDQPLQHSGIDIVTAENLDDYLRQWARWEAGDEL from the coding sequence ATGAAGCTCGGCGTATACGTTGCGGTGCTCCTCGGGATTTCGGCTATGGCGTGTAGCCGAAGTGAACCCACTCCGTCGGCCCGCTTACGCTTTGCCTTTATTCCCAAAGCGCTCCACATTCCCGTCTTCCGCTACGCCCGGATCGGTGCGGAGCGGGAAGCGAAGCGTATCGGCAACGTCGACATTTTGTGGAAGGGACCCGAAACCACCGACGAGATCCGGCAAAAAGAGATCTTGGAATCTTTCATCGCGCAACGGGTCGACGGCATTGCCATCTCCTGCCTCAATGGCGACTTGCTGGCGGACGCCATCGATCGTGCAGTGGACGCGGGGATCCCGGTGGTCACCTGGGACTCGGATGCCCCGAAAAGCAAGCGGCAAGCGTTTTACGGCGTGAACGACTTGGAAGCGGGCCGCGCCCTCGGCGAGGGCCTGGCTAAGTTACTCGACGGACGCGGGAAGGTAGCGCTGATCACTGCATTGGGTGCAGACAACCTGCAAAAGCGGCTAGATGGCGCGCGGCAAGCGCTCGCTCGCTACCCGGGAATCGAGGTCGTCGAGGTGTTCGACATTCGCGACGATGCCGTGCGCGTTAGCGAAGTTATCGCCACGGGCACGCAACGATACCCTGACCTCGCCGGCTGGCTCTCGGTCGGCGGTTGGCCGGTGTTCCTTCGCAATGCGCTCGATCCGGTGGACACCACCCGAACAAAAGTCGTGGCGTTCGACACGATTCCCCCAGCTCCAGACCTCATCCGTGCTGGAAAGGTTCACCTGCTGATTGGCCAAAAGTATTTTGGCTGGGGGAGGGAATCCGTGCGCCTTCTTTACCGCCTGCGCCAAGGCGAGCGCCTCGATCAGCCGCTCCAGCACTCCGGGATCGACATTGTCACCGCCGAGAACCTGGATGACTACTTGCGCCAATGGGCGCGGTGGGAAGCGGGAGACGAGCTGTAG
- a CDS encoding DUF4380 domain-containing protein, producing the protein MSALLWASLVGKALGSEARVTIEKETFLGWPNTYVLRNGAVEVRVVTDVGPRIMAVASRGGPNLFYVRESEAGWSGETEWVFRGGWRLWVAPERRETTYDPDNAPCKVELRDDRTLVVMGPPQPRAGIQKIVEVRLDPEQPRIRLKSRIRNLFERPVEYAPWSLAVMRPGGRALIPVDRGPLDAFDAVRRYILWSYARIDDPRYRWGNELVQVDQRQVRAGAAWPRAQRRQDESKIATDSQQGWAAYAWNDTVFLKRFAYVPGAKYPDGGATIEVYSSAEFLELEHLGPLATIAPGEEVIMPEDWWVITGLRVPEEEAAALAALRPWLERSAW; encoded by the coding sequence GTGAGTGCCCTCTTGTGGGCATCCTTGGTGGGGAAAGCGCTCGGTAGCGAGGCGCGCGTGACCATTGAAAAAGAAACCTTCCTCGGCTGGCCCAACACCTATGTGCTGCGGAATGGCGCAGTCGAGGTGCGGGTAGTGACCGACGTTGGTCCTCGCATTATGGCGGTGGCGAGCCGCGGCGGGCCGAATTTGTTTTACGTGCGGGAAAGCGAAGCCGGGTGGAGCGGCGAGACGGAGTGGGTCTTCCGCGGGGGATGGCGTTTGTGGGTTGCGCCAGAACGGCGCGAGACCACATACGATCCCGACAATGCGCCGTGTAAGGTGGAACTGCGTGACGATCGCACGCTGGTCGTCATGGGTCCGCCGCAACCGCGCGCCGGCATCCAGAAAATTGTCGAGGTTCGTCTCGATCCGGAACAGCCGCGCATTCGGCTGAAAAGCCGCATCCGCAATCTCTTCGAGCGCCCAGTAGAGTACGCCCCCTGGAGCTTGGCGGTCATGCGCCCTGGTGGACGCGCACTCATCCCGGTAGACCGTGGCCCGCTGGACGCCTTCGATGCCGTGCGCCGGTACATCTTGTGGAGCTACGCGCGCATCGATGACCCGCGGTACCGCTGGGGTAATGAACTGGTGCAGGTAGATCAGCGGCAGGTTCGCGCGGGCGCGGCGTGGCCGCGAGCCCAACGGCGGCAGGATGAGAGCAAAATTGCCACCGATTCGCAGCAAGGCTGGGCAGCGTATGCATGGAACGACACCGTTTTCCTCAAACGGTTTGCCTATGTTCCTGGCGCGAAATACCCCGACGGTGGCGCGACCATCGAAGTATACTCGAGCGCAGAATTCCTCGAACTCGAGCACCTCGGCCCACTCGCCACGATTGCGCCTGGCGAGGAGGTGATCATGCCCGAGGACTGGTGGGTCATCACTGGCCTGCGGGTGCCTGAAGAGGAAGCTGCGGCGCTGGCGGCGCTGCGCCCTTGGCTGGAACGGAGCGCTTGGTGA
- a CDS encoding PaaI family thioesterase, producing the protein MAQETRFGQYNPRIAEMMIQANAAATGLPQFLGVQFVEFRPGYLRAEMQVRSELITPMGTMHGGVMAALIDHVLGCVLYPLMKPGQWAATTEFKLNYLAAVKGGKLVAESRVLAMTKRTAVVQVEVKNDDTLAAVAQGTLLIVDPPAKGDKAVG; encoded by the coding sequence GTGGCACAAGAAACAAGATTCGGACAATACAATCCGCGGATTGCGGAGATGATGATCCAGGCGAATGCAGCAGCAACAGGACTGCCACAGTTCTTGGGCGTGCAGTTCGTCGAATTTCGGCCCGGTTATCTGCGCGCAGAAATGCAGGTCCGTAGCGAACTCATTACCCCCATGGGAACGATGCACGGTGGGGTCATGGCTGCACTCATCGACCACGTGCTCGGCTGTGTTCTTTACCCGCTGATGAAGCCCGGCCAGTGGGCAGCGACCACGGAATTCAAGCTCAATTACCTGGCGGCGGTGAAAGGCGGCAAGCTCGTGGCTGAGTCACGCGTACTTGCCATGACCAAACGGACGGCAGTGGTGCAAGTGGAAGTTAAGAATGACGATACTCTCGCGGCCGTTGCCCAGGGGACGCTCTTGATTGTCGATCCTCCAGCGAAGGGAGACAAAGCCGTGGGGTGA
- a CDS encoding alpha/beta hydrolase yields the protein MPCRSDTIRVDDIEVHLLRGGRGEPLLVLHSEFASGRWFPYHDDLAQHFHVLAPDHPGFGKTPRPEWLDRIDDFAIFYADFLRACGWERVRMLGLSFGGWIAAEFASLFPERVSHLVLVGAGGLKVEGESRFDLFAQPFEETLQHLFFAPDRWLQLMPTEPGTELILRTYREATTLARVSWNPYWYNPKLERRLRRIRCPTLVVWGAEDRFLSPAHARAFAASIPTAELVLLPRCGHLPPLECQSEFIGHVLPFLQR from the coding sequence ATGCCGTGCCGAAGCGACACGATCCGGGTGGACGACATCGAGGTCCACCTCTTGCGAGGGGGTCGCGGCGAGCCGCTGTTAGTTCTTCACTCAGAATTTGCCTCAGGCCGTTGGTTCCCCTACCACGACGATCTGGCCCAGCACTTCCACGTCTTGGCGCCCGACCATCCCGGCTTTGGCAAAACTCCGCGCCCCGAATGGTTAGACCGCATCGACGACTTCGCGATTTTTTACGCGGATTTCCTTCGGGCCTGCGGCTGGGAGCGAGTGCGGATGCTAGGTCTTTCGTTCGGCGGCTGGATCGCTGCCGAATTTGCCTCGCTGTTTCCTGAACGGGTGAGCCACCTCGTTCTAGTCGGCGCGGGCGGGCTCAAGGTCGAAGGGGAGAGCCGCTTCGACCTCTTCGCGCAGCCCTTCGAAGAAACGCTGCAACACCTCTTTTTTGCTCCCGACCGCTGGTTGCAACTCATGCCCACGGAGCCTGGCACGGAGCTGATTTTGCGGACCTACCGTGAAGCTACGACGCTCGCGCGCGTGAGCTGGAATCCTTACTGGTACAATCCCAAGCTCGAACGGCGGCTCAGGCGCATTCGCTGCCCTACCCTGGTCGTCTGGGGCGCGGAGGACCGCTTCCTTTCGCCTGCGCACGCGCGGGCCTTTGCTGCGTCGATTCCCACAGCCGAGCTTGTGCTCTTGCCCCGCTGCGGACACCTCCCGCCACTCGAATGTCAGTCAGAGTTCATCGGGCACGTGTTACCGTTCCTGCAGAGGTAG
- a CDS encoding LLM class flavin-dependent oxidoreductase, translating into MLQFFYFHLMPWPRLPAHFDRSEPSAWVTLSNRYYDPQEGHTLYNEYLDELERAEELGFDGLAVNEHHQNAYGTMPSPNLMAAALVRRTHRAKIAILGNALPLHDHPLRVAEEVAMLDVLSGGRIISGFVRGIGCEYVSLGVNPTFSRERFYEAHDLIVRAWTEPGPFAFEGKHYRFRYVNVWPRPLQQPHPPIWLPSQGSTETIRWGAEHRYPFVSVFNSYALTKRWIEEYKEAARACGYEAPPEQIGFALPIYVAESDARAVAEAEPHFLWLFRRGLKIPPNFLLPPGYITEESLRKFLAAGIRLPAELSYKELLDHGYVLAGSPATVLERLRAVHEELGVGIFIFSGRTGDMPKDKAWRSMELFATEVMPRLRQAASTPSAAPSST; encoded by the coding sequence GTGTTGCAATTTTTCTACTTTCACCTCATGCCGTGGCCCCGTTTGCCTGCTCACTTCGACCGTAGCGAGCCGAGTGCGTGGGTGACGTTGTCGAACCGCTACTACGACCCGCAAGAAGGCCACACGCTTTACAACGAGTATCTCGACGAACTAGAGCGTGCCGAAGAACTCGGCTTCGACGGTCTGGCCGTCAACGAACACCACCAAAACGCGTACGGCACTATGCCCTCTCCGAACCTGATGGCCGCCGCTCTGGTGCGGCGCACGCACCGCGCGAAAATCGCCATCCTCGGAAACGCATTGCCCCTGCACGACCACCCTCTGCGGGTTGCCGAAGAGGTTGCGATGTTGGATGTTCTTTCCGGGGGCCGCATCATCTCCGGTTTCGTGCGCGGCATTGGCTGCGAGTATGTGTCGCTCGGCGTCAATCCCACCTTCTCGCGCGAGCGCTTTTACGAGGCGCACGATTTGATCGTACGGGCGTGGACCGAGCCCGGTCCATTTGCCTTCGAGGGCAAACATTATCGCTTCCGTTACGTGAATGTGTGGCCTCGCCCACTGCAGCAGCCTCACCCGCCGATTTGGCTGCCGTCTCAGGGCAGCACAGAAACGATTCGTTGGGGCGCAGAGCATCGCTACCCCTTCGTCAGCGTGTTTAATTCCTACGCGCTCACCAAGCGTTGGATCGAGGAGTACAAAGAGGCCGCTCGCGCCTGTGGCTACGAGGCCCCACCCGAGCAGATCGGGTTTGCCCTGCCGATTTACGTTGCCGAAAGCGACGCGCGCGCGGTGGCCGAGGCCGAGCCGCACTTCCTTTGGTTGTTTCGGCGGGGGCTCAAAATCCCGCCGAATTTCCTCTTGCCCCCGGGCTACATTACCGAGGAATCGTTACGCAAGTTTTTGGCTGCAGGGATCCGATTGCCGGCGGAGCTTTCGTACAAAGAGTTGTTAGACCACGGGTACGTGCTCGCCGGTAGCCCGGCCACGGTTTTGGAACGGCTGCGCGCCGTGCACGAGGAGCTCGGGGTAGGCATCTTTATCTTCAGCGGGCGCACCGGCGACATGCCGAAAGACAAGGCCTGGCGCAGCATGGAACTGTTTGCCACCGAAGTCATGCCCCGCTTGCGCCAGGCAGCTTCGACGCCTAGCGCTGCGCCGTCGAGCACGTAG
- a CDS encoding dynamin family protein: protein MTQEAETAGMHDAALVARACGLLSTALRESLHLARDLVAEEAAHLPPAALETLDQLLDEFARRRIRIALFGEVKAGKSTLINAIAGRALSPVAFDPLTSVPVHITYGQETTWSVNEHRLQAIEELENFMRTHPFEASEVRVTTPLDLLALGGQVDLLDTPGMGSRERHFDSVTEEILQALDAVVLVVRYPGLFTRFTHELVERLDGRISKLFVVWNLDRGCIDLSETERRHFARQLSDNVGMTHELHLVDARTAFERAHDPEARRGSGIDTFVAALREFAASNARDVAALREAAKAGVRWFADVLPALELRLQTVEQYVREARAAVSAVQQEGENELAEARKREAQFEASIQQLVQRRAKQAHERGARLLEEIHAARRRWMRNGHLLKLERAVATAVSAFVNDMHSLAREIRDELVTATAAFGADLSLSIRARQPLEVGRLAPEDRNVRANSGSFKILRRAVWNQWYLPGLVRFERETLKKEMQAVTAWLQSGAQAAVQAGQSTTAQRLRRIAERTAERVEQLREAKQLDAYEEEYERLRQGVPGLKAEVEHIERLAEQARDLLQAAR from the coding sequence ATGACACAAGAGGCAGAAACTGCTGGCATGCATGACGCCGCTTTGGTCGCGCGGGCCTGTGGGCTCCTGTCCACAGCGTTGCGTGAAAGCTTGCACCTGGCTCGGGATCTCGTTGCCGAGGAGGCCGCGCACCTGCCACCGGCAGCATTGGAAACGCTCGATCAGTTGCTCGACGAATTTGCCCGCCGGCGCATCCGCATCGCCTTGTTCGGCGAAGTCAAGGCCGGCAAATCCACGCTGATCAATGCCATCGCTGGTCGTGCCCTCTCTCCCGTCGCGTTCGACCCGCTGACCTCCGTGCCCGTGCACATTACCTACGGCCAAGAAACCACTTGGTCGGTCAACGAACACCGGCTGCAAGCAATCGAAGAGCTCGAGAACTTCATGCGCACGCACCCCTTCGAAGCCTCGGAGGTGCGGGTGACAACCCCGCTCGACCTTCTCGCCCTCGGCGGACAAGTTGATTTGCTCGACACTCCGGGCATGGGTAGCCGCGAGCGACATTTCGATTCCGTTACGGAGGAGATCCTGCAGGCGCTGGACGCGGTTGTGCTGGTTGTTCGCTACCCTGGATTGTTTACCCGCTTCACCCACGAACTAGTGGAGCGACTCGACGGAAGAATCAGCAAGCTTTTCGTCGTGTGGAATTTGGATCGCGGGTGCATCGATCTCTCGGAAACCGAGCGGCGCCACTTTGCCCGCCAACTTTCCGACAATGTCGGGATGACGCACGAGCTTCATCTCGTCGATGCGCGCACAGCCTTCGAGCGGGCCCACGACCCCGAGGCGCGTCGCGGCAGTGGAATCGACACATTCGTTGCCGCCTTGCGCGAGTTTGCCGCCTCGAATGCGCGCGATGTTGCAGCGCTGCGCGAAGCAGCCAAGGCTGGCGTTCGCTGGTTTGCCGATGTTTTGCCGGCACTGGAACTTCGGCTGCAAACTGTCGAGCAATACGTGCGCGAAGCCCGTGCGGCTGTGAGTGCTGTGCAACAAGAGGGCGAAAACGAACTCGCCGAAGCACGCAAGCGGGAAGCACAATTCGAAGCCAGCATCCAGCAACTGGTGCAGCGCCGGGCCAAACAGGCGCACGAACGAGGCGCTCGATTGCTCGAAGAAATTCACGCCGCTCGACGGCGCTGGATGCGCAATGGTCATCTACTGAAGCTCGAACGGGCCGTGGCCACAGCGGTCAGCGCCTTCGTAAACGACATGCACTCGCTCGCACGAGAAATTCGCGACGAACTGGTCACGGCTACTGCGGCGTTTGGGGCTGACCTGTCGCTCTCCATTCGCGCGCGCCAGCCCCTCGAGGTCGGTCGCCTCGCCCCCGAGGACCGTAACGTCCGCGCCAACAGCGGAAGCTTCAAGATCCTCCGCCGAGCTGTGTGGAACCAGTGGTACTTGCCTGGGCTCGTTCGCTTCGAACGGGAAACCTTGAAGAAAGAAATGCAAGCTGTGACCGCCTGGCTACAAAGCGGCGCGCAAGCGGCCGTACAGGCCGGGCAGTCGACTACGGCGCAGCGTTTGCGACGGATTGCGGAACGCACTGCTGAGCGGGTGGAACAACTGCGCGAGGCCAAGCAGCTCGACGCTTACGAAGAGGAATACGAGCGGCTGCGCCAAGGGGTTCCAGGGTTAAAAGCCGAGGTGGAACACATCGAGCGTCTGGCCGAGCAAGCGCGCGATTTGCTGCAAGCAGCTCGGTGA
- a CDS encoding lysyl oxidase family protein, with product MLERCAARQPTRGLCTREAQRPPEGILPDIIVDERQMVSDRRHICVGMPDGWGDIRVLRLGIATPNVGLGDLRLEGSNVEDCDTSNDRVEQWIALDQEQSSFRRRALPPASIEHHPAHNHFHLRNWPRFRLVKPTPGVCDRVNSRPQSCVVRESEKLSFCIRDTQTFDREIGPPDRRFTDCELQADGLVHMGIQRGWSDVYDSGLFGQLIETTGLSGTYRLEAEANLDGAIEEEDRTNNVVRVPVTFSTPQACVRTTSSWQCGASASACKNLDCRSVSPDCCPCSGPGGRCQSGDEFSPCGRCKDYFSLQDPNSVACLGVCGTCPADAECSQG from the coding sequence GTGCTGGAACGCTGCGCAGCGCGGCAACCGACGCGTGGCCTCTGTACCCGCGAGGCACAACGCCCCCCGGAGGGGATCCTCCCCGACATCATCGTCGACGAGCGACAGATGGTAAGCGACCGCCGCCACATCTGCGTCGGCATGCCGGACGGCTGGGGAGACATCCGCGTCCTTCGGCTCGGTATCGCTACCCCGAACGTGGGGCTGGGAGACCTGCGCCTCGAAGGCAGCAACGTGGAGGACTGCGATACGAGCAACGACCGCGTCGAGCAGTGGATTGCCCTTGACCAGGAGCAAAGCAGTTTCCGCCGACGCGCCTTGCCGCCTGCATCGATCGAACACCACCCAGCACACAATCACTTTCACTTGCGTAACTGGCCGCGCTTTCGGCTGGTGAAGCCGACCCCAGGGGTATGCGACCGGGTGAATTCCCGCCCGCAATCGTGCGTGGTGCGGGAATCTGAGAAGCTGAGCTTTTGCATCCGAGACACCCAAACGTTCGACCGCGAGATTGGCCCCCCTGACAGGCGCTTCACAGATTGCGAGCTTCAAGCCGACGGGCTCGTGCACATGGGCATCCAGCGGGGCTGGTCGGACGTCTACGACAGTGGACTGTTCGGCCAGCTCATCGAAACCACTGGCCTTTCCGGCACGTACCGGCTCGAAGCAGAAGCGAATTTGGACGGGGCCATCGAAGAGGAGGATCGGACAAACAATGTGGTGCGCGTACCAGTGACGTTTTCCACCCCGCAAGCGTGCGTGCGTACAACCTCCAGTTGGCAATGCGGAGCGAGCGCATCGGCTTGCAAGAATCTTGACTGTAGATCCGTAAGCCCCGATTGCTGCCCCTGCTCGGGACCGGGCGGAAGGTGCCAGTCGGGTGACGAGTTCTCCCCATGCGGGCGTTGCAAGGACTACTTTAGTCTTCAGGATCCGAACAGCGTCGCGTGCTTAGGTGTTTGTGGAACTTGCCCCGCCGATGCGGAGTGCTCCCAGGGTTGA
- a CDS encoding CoA pyrophosphatase codes for MEESERSRREATKGAAGNEWGRWSAQEIAERLRERPVHLVKDPPDLPRAAVALILRDGVHGSEFVAIHRAHRRGDPWSGHMALPGGRQQPGDAHLIATAVRETREEIGVDLERAAEVVGELDELRAVGRGQLLDLVIRPVVFVLRAPVQLVPNPEEVQSALWIPLAALRHNSKPYRHPTNAQVGFVPAFEFQGHTIWGLTHRILSGLLDILAKQTPPAEEG; via the coding sequence ATGGAGGAGTCTGAACGTAGCAGGCGGGAAGCAACGAAGGGCGCGGCAGGGAACGAATGGGGCAGATGGAGTGCGCAGGAGATTGCCGAGCGCTTGCGCGAGCGACCTGTTCATCTGGTGAAGGATCCCCCGGACCTGCCGCGGGCAGCGGTCGCGCTCATTCTGCGCGACGGGGTGCATGGCAGCGAGTTTGTGGCGATTCACCGAGCACACCGTAGAGGCGACCCTTGGTCGGGCCACATGGCGCTTCCCGGCGGCCGGCAGCAACCAGGGGATGCGCATTTGATTGCCACTGCTGTCCGCGAGACGCGTGAGGAAATTGGCGTCGATCTGGAGCGGGCAGCGGAGGTGGTCGGCGAGCTCGATGAGTTAAGGGCTGTGGGCCGCGGCCAGCTTCTAGACTTGGTGATTCGGCCCGTGGTGTTCGTGCTGCGTGCCCCTGTTCAGCTCGTGCCCAATCCCGAGGAGGTCCAAAGTGCTTTGTGGATCCCCCTTGCGGCGCTGCGGCACAATTCCAAGCCGTACCGTCATCCCACAAACGCTCAGGTGGGATTTGTGCCCGCATTCGAATTTCAAGGGCATACGATTTGGGGCCTTACCCACCGGATCTTGTCGGGACTTCTCGACATCTTGGCCAAGCAAACTCCACCGGCAGAAGAGGGCTAG
- the rpoZ gene encoding DNA-directed RNA polymerase subunit omega: MARITVEDCLEKVPNRFELALLAARRAKMLLKGARPLVESDNKEVVTALREIAAGRVDRRYPKAG; this comes from the coding sequence ATGGCACGCATCACTGTGGAAGACTGTTTGGAGAAAGTACCCAACCGCTTCGAACTGGCTTTGCTTGCGGCTCGCCGAGCCAAAATGCTGCTCAAAGGTGCGCGCCCGCTGGTGGAATCGGACAACAAGGAGGTCGTCACCGCACTGCGCGAAATCGCTGCGGGGCGGGTGGATCGCCGCTATCCCAAGGCGGGCTGA
- a CDS encoding J domain-containing protein, protein MGEKDLYAILGVPRNASQEEIKRAYRKLARRYHPDVNPGNKEAEERFKEISEAHEILSDPEKRKLYDEFGMAGLQAGFDADRARAYEQWQRQQREFAGGFGPGGFSGFGRFESFEDIFSDLFGERARPGPRAGADLETEVEIDLLDAVRGRTMEISLQRPSVCASCQGTGEDRAAATTCSECLGSGRVQAARGPVRFSRTCPRCGGSGRMSTRPCSTCGGAGETVQTERLQVRIPPGVEDGSRVRLAGKGAPGLHGGPPGDLYLRVHIRPHPILERRGDDLYMNVPITVGEAVNGASITVPSPAGGALRVQVPAGSQSGKLLRIRGRGVPHLHGGGAGDLYLRLMIHVPTKDTEAVRQAAKVLDEHTVPHPRDNLKL, encoded by the coding sequence ATGGGAGAAAAGGATCTCTACGCGATTTTGGGCGTTCCACGGAACGCGAGCCAAGAGGAAATCAAGCGGGCCTACCGGAAGCTCGCGCGGCGGTATCACCCTGACGTCAACCCGGGCAACAAGGAAGCCGAGGAGAGGTTCAAGGAAATCTCGGAAGCCCACGAAATCCTCAGCGACCCGGAGAAGCGCAAGCTGTACGACGAATTCGGCATGGCGGGCCTGCAAGCTGGGTTCGATGCCGATCGCGCACGGGCCTACGAGCAGTGGCAGCGTCAACAACGGGAGTTCGCAGGCGGGTTCGGTCCGGGCGGCTTCAGCGGCTTTGGGCGCTTCGAGAGTTTCGAGGATATTTTTAGCGACCTTTTCGGTGAACGCGCCCGCCCGGGCCCACGCGCCGGCGCGGATTTGGAAACCGAGGTAGAAATCGACCTGCTGGACGCGGTGCGCGGGCGCACGATGGAAATCTCGCTGCAACGGCCCTCCGTGTGCGCGAGCTGCCAAGGTACGGGTGAGGACCGTGCCGCCGCCACGACCTGCAGCGAATGCTTGGGTAGCGGGCGCGTCCAGGCAGCGCGCGGACCGGTACGCTTTTCTCGCACCTGCCCGCGTTGCGGCGGCAGTGGAAGAATGTCCACGCGCCCCTGCTCCACCTGCGGCGGCGCGGGGGAGACGGTGCAAACCGAACGGCTGCAGGTGCGCATTCCTCCAGGCGTGGAAGATGGCTCACGTGTACGTCTCGCCGGTAAAGGCGCTCCTGGCTTACACGGCGGCCCTCCGGGCGACCTTTACTTGCGCGTGCACATCCGCCCGCACCCAATCCTCGAGCGCCGTGGCGATGACCTGTATATGAACGTCCCCATTACCGTAGGCGAGGCGGTGAACGGAGCGTCCATCACCGTGCCAAGCCCAGCAGGGGGTGCGCTCCGGGTGCAAGTGCCCGCAGGGAGCCAAAGCGGGAAGTTGCTCCGCATTCGCGGGCGCGGCGTGCCTCATCTACACGGCGGGGGTGCGGGTGATTTGTACTTGCGCCTGATGATTCATGTGCCAACGAAGGATACAGAAGCGGTCCGCCAGGCGGCCAAGGTGCTCGATGAGCACACCGTGCCGCACCCGCGGGACAACTTAAAACTCTGA
- a CDS encoding MerR family transcriptional regulator yields MVHRYFRLEEVLRELGVDREFVHVLEVEEIIHPKLSSEGEPVLSAEDVERVRVARLLMHELEVNLAGVEIVLHLRDEILSMQRQFGEILEQLVQELRRQLPKA; encoded by the coding sequence GTGGTCCATCGCTATTTCCGCTTGGAAGAAGTGCTCCGCGAGTTGGGCGTAGATCGCGAGTTCGTGCACGTGCTGGAGGTGGAAGAAATCATCCATCCTAAACTGTCCTCCGAGGGAGAACCCGTGCTTTCAGCCGAAGATGTCGAGCGCGTGCGTGTTGCCCGCCTGCTGATGCACGAACTGGAAGTCAATCTGGCCGGTGTGGAAATCGTGCTGCACTTGCGCGATGAAATCCTCTCCATGCAGCGGCAGTTCGGGGAAATTCTCGAGCAACTCGTGCAGGAGTTGCGCCGCCAACTTCCCAAGGCGTGA
- a CDS encoding RNA polymerase factor sigma-32 — translation MSEEERETALGEESGSSDDLPTLEPEIVEIPSEVPEVPETALDVLPAPAAEEEEEAGPTSREVVPFDPLQRYLVEIRRYPILSREEEHELAVRYKEHGDLDAAYRLVTSNLRLVVMIAREYQRAFQNLLDLIQEGNMGLLEAVKNYDPYRGIRFPSYAVWWIRAYIIRYIMNNWRLVKVGTTQAQRKLFFNLQKEKERLEREGFKPTPKLLAQRLDVKESEVIEMDQRLSSRELSVDAPIEEGEESTLLDFIASREANAEEKVADAEARALLKQKIKEFGRTLTGKEKVIFDERLMAEEPKTLQEIGDRYGISRERVRQLEERVKKKLKKYLLDSAKDIEVAVKDIIR, via the coding sequence ATGAGCGAAGAAGAACGAGAGACCGCGCTGGGCGAGGAGAGCGGTTCAAGCGACGACCTTCCTACGCTCGAGCCGGAAATCGTGGAAATTCCCAGCGAGGTTCCGGAGGTACCGGAAACCGCACTGGACGTATTGCCGGCACCGGCGGCGGAGGAGGAAGAAGAGGCTGGCCCGACAAGCCGCGAGGTGGTGCCGTTCGACCCGCTGCAGCGGTACCTCGTGGAAATCCGGCGTTATCCCATCTTGTCTCGCGAAGAGGAACACGAGCTGGCGGTTCGTTACAAGGAACATGGCGACCTCGACGCCGCCTACCGGCTGGTCACGTCGAATTTGCGCCTCGTGGTGATGATCGCGCGTGAGTACCAGCGCGCGTTTCAAAATCTCTTGGACTTGATCCAAGAAGGCAACATGGGCTTGCTCGAGGCCGTCAAGAATTACGATCCGTATCGCGGTATCCGCTTTCCTTCGTACGCCGTCTGGTGGATCCGCGCCTACATCATCCGCTACATCATGAACAACTGGCGGCTGGTGAAGGTCGGTACCACGCAGGCACAGCGCAAACTTTTCTTCAACCTGCAAAAAGAAAAGGAGCGGCTCGAACGCGAGGGCTTCAAACCCACACCCAAGCTGCTCGCCCAACGGCTCGACGTGAAGGAGTCCGAGGTCATCGAGATGGACCAACGCCTCTCTTCTCGCGAGCTCTCGGTCGACGCTCCGATCGAGGAGGGCGAAGAAAGCACGCTGCTCGATTTCATCGCCAGCCGTGAGGCGAATGCGGAAGAAAAAGTGGCTGACGCCGAAGCCCGCGCTTTGCTCAAGCAGAAGATCAAAGAATTTGGCCGCACTCTGACCGGCAAGGAGAAAGTCATTTTCGACGAGCGGCTGATGGCAGAGGAACCGAAGACGCTGCAAGAAATCGGCGACCGTTACGGCATCAGCCGCGAGCGCGTGCGCCAATTGGAAGAGCGCGTAAAGAAGAAGCTCAAGAAGTACTTGCTGGACAGCGCCAAGGATATCGAGGTCGCAGTCAAAGACATCATCCGCTAA